One Blastocatellia bacterium DNA window includes the following coding sequences:
- a CDS encoding HlyD family efflux transporter periplasmic adaptor subunit, whose product MVATENPIKTDTKENLELAQSPKALALINDKAYGLKSLNLTSTPNTLRNLAMLLILILALIINGLIFIPWQQTVVGNGKIIIFSPMDRPQNIEAQIPGRIIKWDVYEGQIVKEGDIIAELSDIDSKFLDSNQVGRLEKQKEMLQSRRSAAMTRSAALEEQYKSLNQSRNVAIPTAGERAKQTEDRLRAAEQMVKAAEQNLMTSELNFKRIGELNEKGLRSNRDRELSELDFIRAKTELERAQAMLEIAKSDTTVGRLDQVKVASDTAATLNNIEASMASVQETMASINNDLLKLEIDLQNMRVRSTQQIIRAPRNGQIVRLLKVGAGETVKAGDVLAVIAPQTNDQAVELYVSDNDAPLVSVGSPVRLQFAGWPAIQFSGWPSIAVGTFGGRVAVIDPVDDGKSRYRIIVKADQELIASGKDDPWPDARYLRPGAEVSGWVMLNTVSLGFELWRQFNGFPPTIELESLKDKGKK is encoded by the coding sequence ATGGTGGCAACTGAAAACCCAATCAAAACAGATACAAAAGAAAACCTTGAGCTAGCACAAAGTCCAAAAGCTTTGGCCCTAATTAATGACAAAGCTTATGGGTTAAAGTCACTTAATTTGACTTCTACACCTAACACATTACGCAATCTAGCTATGTTGCTAATATTAATTTTAGCTTTAATCATTAATGGATTAATTTTTATTCCTTGGCAGCAAACTGTTGTTGGAAATGGGAAAATAATAATTTTTTCCCCAATGGATAGACCACAAAATATTGAAGCACAAATACCTGGTAGAATAATTAAGTGGGACGTTTATGAGGGTCAAATTGTCAAGGAAGGTGACATAATTGCCGAACTGTCAGACATTGACTCAAAGTTTTTAGATTCTAATCAGGTTGGCCGTTTAGAAAAACAAAAAGAGATGTTGCAATCTCGTCGTAGTGCTGCAATGACACGCAGTGCCGCGCTTGAAGAGCAATATAAATCACTAAATCAATCTAGGAATGTAGCAATTCCAACAGCCGGCGAACGAGCTAAACAAACTGAAGATAGATTGCGAGCGGCTGAACAAATGGTTAAAGCGGCTGAACAAAATTTGATGACATCTGAGCTTAATTTTAAGCGTATTGGTGAGCTAAACGAAAAAGGCTTGCGATCTAATCGAGATCGTGAACTTTCAGAACTTGATTTTATTCGTGCTAAAACTGAGCTAGAACGCGCACAAGCAATGCTTGAAATTGCTAAAAGTGACACAACTGTTGGAAGATTAGACCAGGTTAAAGTAGCTAGCGACACGGCTGCAACGCTAAATAATATAGAAGCGTCAATGGCTTCTGTCCAAGAAACTATGGCATCAATTAACAATGATTTACTTAAATTAGAGATAGATTTGCAAAATATGCGTGTACGAAGCACACAACAAATTATTCGCGCTCCTAGAAATGGGCAAATAGTCCGGTTGTTAAAAGTTGGTGCTGGTGAAACAGTCAAAGCTGGGGATGTGCTAGCAGTTATTGCACCACAAACTAATGATCAAGCTGTAGAACTTTATGTTTCTGACAATGATGCTCCATTAGTTTCTGTAGGTTCTCCTGTACGTTTGCAATTTGCTGGTTGGCCTGCAATTCAATTTTCTGGCTGGCCTTCAATTGCTGTAGGCACATTTGGCGGACGTGTAGCAGTTATTGACCCTGTAGATGATGGCAAAAGTCGTTACAGAATAATTGTAAAAGCTGACCAAGAATTAATTGCTAGTGGTAAAGACGACCCTTGGCCCGATGCCAGATATCTGCGCCCCGGTGCAGAAGTAAGCGGATGGGTAATGCTTAACACAGTCTCGCTTGGCTTTGAGCTATGGCGACAATTTAATGGTTTTCCTCCAACAATAGAACTTGAATCCTTAAAAGATAAAGGTAAAAAGTAG
- a CDS encoding TolC family protein, with protein sequence MKNIVLAVLTLIILLFNSVAIYAQVDSFNNNQKNNLTPLFLESVLKQVDFNHPKLIGMNIERKIASAKLLEKQGAFDPTLSFNSEYIRFNSTTTRGKLRSTFQNEVVMEITTRAGLKFLAGSRFNLGSVKSPLSSTGDAGEYFGGIKMPFLRGARINEKAAAENQAKLGESLATTNFEEVRLELLKKASDSYWDWVAAKRRLDVANNIYNLAKFRFEAVQERVKLGDLPKIDGVEAEQELQRRQGNIIKAERDLQKAAFKLSLFLWDDRGIPEDTPSPERVPVYFGSIIRFTDEQLNLGKMSAMARRPELRAININQDISKIDFNLASNQRMPVLDLFVVPGRDTGIDSVGNTLKFGVNIVLPLRQRTAEGKMAAARLKIDKLSVEQRAEQQRIVTEVADAISAINTTYDRYMVALKEVNLARELERGERQKFDLGDSTIFLVNQRERATAEAEVKLVDIEAEYQQAVAAYRAATAQF encoded by the coding sequence ATGAAAAACATAGTTTTAGCAGTTTTAACTCTAATTATTTTGCTATTTAACTCTGTTGCTATTTATGCTCAAGTTGATAGTTTTAATAATAATCAGAAAAATAACTTGACACCTTTATTTTTAGAGTCGGTGCTTAAACAAGTTGATTTTAATCATCCTAAATTAATAGGAATGAATATTGAGCGCAAAATAGCATCAGCTAAATTACTAGAAAAACAAGGTGCTTTTGACCCTACGCTTTCTTTTAATAGTGAATATATTCGATTTAATAGCACTACAACTAGAGGAAAGCTTAGATCTACATTTCAAAATGAAGTTGTTATGGAAATTACAACTAGAGCAGGATTAAAGTTTTTAGCAGGTTCTCGTTTTAATCTTGGTAGTGTTAAATCTCCCCTTTCTTCAACAGGCGATGCAGGAGAATATTTTGGTGGGATAAAAATGCCTTTTCTTCGTGGTGCAAGAATTAATGAAAAGGCGGCAGCAGAAAACCAAGCTAAATTAGGCGAATCTTTGGCAACAACAAACTTTGAAGAAGTACGACTTGAATTACTTAAAAAAGCTAGTGATAGTTATTGGGATTGGGTTGCAGCTAAAAGACGTTTAGATGTTGCAAATAATATTTATAATTTGGCTAAATTTCGTTTTGAAGCTGTCCAAGAGCGTGTCAAACTAGGCGATTTACCAAAAATAGATGGGGTAGAAGCTGAACAAGAACTACAACGCCGACAAGGAAATATTATTAAAGCTGAACGGGATTTGCAAAAGGCTGCTTTTAAGTTATCGCTTTTTCTGTGGGATGATAGAGGCATTCCAGAGGACACACCCTCCCCTGAACGTGTTCCAGTTTATTTTGGGAGTATTATACGCTTTACAGATGAGCAGCTTAATTTAGGCAAAATGTCGGCTATGGCGCGTCGGCCTGAACTACGAGCAATTAATATTAATCAAGACATTAGCAAAATAGACTTTAATCTAGCTTCTAATCAGCGTATGCCTGTTTTAGACTTGTTTGTTGTGCCGGGCCGAGACACCGGAATTGACTCTGTAGGAAATACATTAAAATTTGGTGTTAATATTGTCTTGCCTTTAAGACAACGTACAGCAGAAGGAAAAATGGCGGCTGCAAGGCTTAAAATAGATAAGCTTTCTGTAGAGCAAAGAGCCGAGCAACAACGAATAGTAACCGAAGTAGCAGACGCTATTTCTGCTATTAATACAACTTATGATCGATATATGGTAGCTTTGAAAGAAGTGAATTTGGCTAGAGAATTAGAACGTGGTGAGCGTCAAAAATTTGATTTAGGCGATAGCACAATATTTTTAGTTAACCAACGTGAGCGAGCAACTGCTGAGGCAGAAGTAAAATTAGTTGATATTGAAGCCGAGTACCAACAAGCTGTTGCTGCTTATCGTGCTGCTACTGCACAATTTTAG
- a CDS encoding GNAT family N-acetyltransferase, protein MSIENNINVREARVEDIETLCKIRNNEELFRGYLDECQGGKAYFLVAEIEEKIAGFGLVYLDITKTGKKKSHLPKLSDLYVTESYRNKGVATTLVKFRESLAIQYGHSQIYVSIDPNESPEMINLAKKLGYLPLQTDPYPVTATFYDHQGQAYEKTYFRLDFKKSLL, encoded by the coding sequence ATGAGCATAGAAAACAATATAAATGTTAGAGAAGCAAGAGTAGAAGATATAGAAACACTGTGTAAAATACGCAATAATGAAGAATTATTTAGAGGATATTTAGATGAATGCCAAGGAGGAAAAGCATATTTTTTGGTAGCAGAAATAGAAGAAAAAATAGCTGGTTTTGGCCTAGTTTATTTAGACATAACAAAAACAGGGAAAAAGAAATCTCATTTGCCAAAACTAAGCGATTTGTATGTTACCGAAAGTTACAGAAACAAAGGTGTTGCAACAACTTTAGTTAAATTTAGAGAATCACTTGCAATACAATATGGGCATTCTCAAATATATGTTAGTATAGATCCTAATGAAAGCCCTGAAATGATTAATTTAGCTAAAAAACTTGGCTATCTCCCATTACAAACAGATCCTTATCCTGTTACAGCTACCTTTTATGATCATCAAGGCCAAGCTTATGAAAAAACATACTTTAGGCTAGATTTCAAAAAATCCTTACTATAA
- a CDS encoding response regulator, whose translation MLKFILKVLGIAWLFFLLLTTVSYCQSIESDKALISKTTLDLSDSITQYILGLNLEILVDPTNELTIQQVSSLEYDSKFIANDKKIPNFGFTRNTYWVRFRVKNNSDLSKKWLLVSNYPNTHFLDFYQSNNNRDFKHIKVGTLEPFTSREIESRLLVFNLTFDDNQEKIIYLRYQSQAVMVISLTIQSLELFLQKQTLDYLLMGLFYGCLLAIAGYHLFLFYHLREKSYLYYVLFLLSVTLFQVSFDGLGQQYVWPTTKSSIAFLVPLSTILIFITFLKFTAAFLHIKETLFYAYQVVLILIALFLMSLLAIPFISYGLLSQVINILGIITSVVCLTISLIVWQKGYRQTRYYILAWVPLILPVFARIAFIFSLLPSNTIIEHGYQVGIVLTTLFWSLALADQINTLKEETTQAQTQTLQQKEQALYLQNQLNTTLQAMNKELEKRVAERTEELLLAKQQAEMASKAKSLFLAKMSHEIRTPMNAIIGMTNLTLDTNLTEQQKENLQIVNHSSHHLLGIINDILDLSKIEAGKLELEIVDFNLVELLDNIIQIFNVQTKQKNLLLELDKSTDLPKYVKGDSIRLRQVLVNLLNNAIKFTEKGSITLTAKQLKITKERTTIYFAIADTGIGIAPEKQDQIFENFSQAESSTTREYGGTGLGLAICRQLIELMDSTIKLDSEVNKGSIFSFELTLALSEESKVSKTHSDKSIPLIKQANKSLRILLAEDELINRKVATKLLEKLSHKVIVATNGEEVIQQLKNNTIDLILMDIEMPKMDGLTATETIRAGAAGDENCNIPIIAMTAHAITEFKEKCFIVGMNDFITKPINFDELNKILNSYEPLSKL comes from the coding sequence ATGCTTAAATTTATCCTTAAAGTATTGGGAATTGCTTGGCTGTTTTTTTTACTACTTACTACAGTAAGTTATTGCCAATCAATAGAGAGCGATAAGGCTTTAATCAGCAAAACTACTTTGGATTTAAGCGATAGTATTACACAATATATATTAGGGTTGAATTTAGAAATACTAGTAGATCCTACTAATGAACTAACTATTCAACAGGTTAGCTCTTTAGAATATGACAGTAAATTTATTGCTAATGACAAAAAAATTCCTAACTTTGGTTTTACTCGCAACACCTATTGGGTTAGATTTCGTGTTAAAAATAATAGTGATTTAAGTAAAAAATGGTTATTAGTTAGCAATTATCCTAATACACATTTTTTAGATTTTTACCAATCAAATAATAATCGGGATTTTAAGCATATTAAAGTAGGTACATTAGAACCTTTTACTAGTCGAGAAATTGAATCTAGGTTGTTAGTTTTTAATCTCACCTTTGATGATAATCAAGAAAAAATTATTTATTTACGCTACCAAAGCCAAGCTGTAATGGTTATATCCTTAACAATTCAATCCTTAGAGCTATTTTTACAAAAACAAACACTAGATTATTTATTAATGGGTTTATTTTACGGCTGTTTACTAGCAATAGCAGGATATCATCTATTTTTGTTTTATCATTTAAGAGAGAAAAGCTATTTATATTATGTTTTATTTTTGCTAAGTGTAACTTTATTTCAAGTTTCATTTGATGGACTGGGACAACAATATGTTTGGCCTACAACAAAAAGTTCTATAGCTTTTTTAGTTCCTTTAAGCACTATTTTAATATTTATTACTTTTCTAAAATTTACAGCAGCTTTTCTACATATAAAGGAAACCCTTTTTTATGCCTATCAAGTAGTTTTAATTTTAATAGCTTTATTTTTAATGTCGTTATTAGCTATTCCATTTATTAGCTATGGTTTATTAAGCCAAGTAATAAATATTTTAGGAATAATTACTTCTGTTGTCTGTTTAACTATTTCTTTAATAGTTTGGCAAAAAGGCTATCGTCAAACACGCTACTATATATTAGCTTGGGTGCCGCTGATTTTACCCGTTTTTGCTCGTATTGCATTTATTTTTTCTTTACTTCCTAGTAACACGATAATTGAACATGGATATCAGGTAGGGATTGTTTTAACAACGCTTTTTTGGTCATTAGCACTAGCAGATCAGATAAACACCTTAAAAGAAGAAACTACACAAGCACAAACACAAACACTTCAACAAAAAGAACAAGCTCTATATTTGCAAAACCAATTAAATACTACTTTACAAGCAATGAACAAAGAATTAGAAAAACGTGTTGCAGAACGTACAGAAGAACTACTTTTGGCTAAACAACAAGCAGAAATGGCAAGTAAGGCCAAAAGTCTATTTTTAGCCAAAATGAGCCACGAAATTAGAACACCAATGAATGCTATTATTGGAATGACTAATTTGACATTAGATACTAACCTAACTGAACAACAGAAAGAAAACTTACAAATAGTTAACCATTCATCACACCATCTATTAGGAATAATCAATGATATTTTAGATTTATCAAAAATAGAGGCAGGAAAACTAGAATTAGAAATAGTAGATTTTAATCTGGTAGAGTTACTAGATAATATTATACAGATATTTAATGTTCAGACTAAGCAAAAAAATTTGCTGTTAGAGTTAGATAAATCTACAGATTTACCAAAATATGTTAAAGGTGATTCTATACGCTTGCGTCAAGTATTAGTTAATTTACTAAATAATGCTATTAAATTTACAGAAAAAGGATCTATTACTTTAACAGCTAAACAATTAAAAATAACTAAAGAACGCACAACTATTTATTTTGCCATTGCTGATACTGGTATTGGTATTGCTCCAGAAAAACAAGATCAAATATTTGAAAATTTTAGCCAAGCAGAAAGCTCTACCACACGAGAATATGGTGGTACTGGCCTGGGACTTGCTATTTGCAGACAATTAATAGAATTAATGGATAGCACTATTAAGCTAGATAGTGAAGTTAATAAAGGTAGTATTTTTTCTTTTGAATTAACGCTAGCACTGTCAGAAGAAAGTAAAGTAAGCAAAACACATTCTGACAAAAGTATCCCATTGATTAAACAAGCTAATAAAAGTCTAAGAATTTTGTTGGCAGAAGATGAATTAATAAATCGTAAAGTAGCTACCAAGCTGTTAGAAAAATTATCACATAAAGTAATTGTTGCTACTAATGGCGAAGAAGTAATTCAACAGCTAAAAAACAATACGATTGACCTAATTTTAATGGATATAGAAATGCCAAAAATGGATGGATTAACTGCTACAGAAACCATCCGTGCTGGTGCAGCAGGTGATGAAAATTGCAATATCCCAATTATTGCTATGACTGCTCATGCAATTACAGAATTTAAGGAAAAATGCTTTATTGTTGGAATGAATGACTTTATTACTAAACCGATAAATTTTGATGAGTTAAATAAAATATTAAATTCATACGAGCCTTTATCAAAATTATAG